Proteins from a single region of Candidatus Methylomirabilota bacterium:
- a CDS encoding ABC transporter permease, whose protein sequence is MAVGASAIMGERATPSTLSEDAWQRFCRNRLALAGLVVVALLVVAAAGSPWLAPADPARQSLIEKRAPPGGKFLLGADEFGRDILSRVLFGSRVALLVGLLSVAIALGLGLVLGCLAGFAGGWIDVLIMRAIEVLLAFPYLLLAIAVVSALGPGVLNTTIAVGIWGTPTVTRIVRGAVLAARESEYVSAARALGASAAEILKRHVLRNILPTVVVYSTLFMANAILVEAALSFLGLGVQPPTPSWGLMVSSGRDFLLVAPHIATIPGLAIMLAVLGFNLLGDGLRDALDPRLRGQV, encoded by the coding sequence ATGGCCGTGGGCGCAAGCGCGATCATGGGTGAACGAGCCACACCCTCGACGCTGTCCGAGGATGCCTGGCAGCGATTTTGCCGGAATCGGCTCGCCTTGGCGGGGCTCGTCGTCGTGGCGCTGCTCGTGGTGGCGGCGGCCGGCTCGCCCTGGCTGGCGCCCGCCGATCCTGCCCGGCAGAGCCTGATCGAGAAGCGCGCGCCGCCGGGCGGGAAGTTTCTTCTCGGGGCCGACGAGTTCGGGCGCGACATCCTCTCGCGGGTGCTCTTCGGGAGCCGGGTGGCGCTCCTGGTGGGGCTGCTGTCGGTGGCGATCGCGCTGGGTCTGGGGCTCGTCCTCGGCTGTCTGGCCGGCTTCGCGGGCGGCTGGATCGACGTGCTGATCATGCGCGCGATCGAAGTCCTCCTGGCCTTCCCTTACCTTCTGCTCGCCATCGCGGTGGTGTCAGCGTTGGGGCCCGGCGTGCTGAACACCACCATCGCCGTGGGCATCTGGGGGACGCCGACGGTGACACGCATCGTGCGCGGAGCGGTGCTGGCCGCCCGGGAGAGCGAGTACGTCAGCGCGGCCCGGGCCCTCGGGGCCTCGGCCGCCGAGATTCTGAAGCGCCACGTCCTCCGGAACATTCTGCCTACCGTGGTGGTTTACTCGACGCTCTTCATGGCCAATGCCATCCTGGTCGAAGCAGCCCTCTCCTTCCTGGGCCTGGGCGTGCAGCCACCCACGCCGTCCTGGGGACTCATGGTCTCCAGCGGCCGTGACTTCCTGCTCGTGGCCCCCCACATCGCGACCATCCCGGGCCTCGCGATCATGCTCGCCGTCCTGGGATTCAACCTCCTCGGGGACGGGCTGCGGGACGCCCTCGATCCGCGCCTGCGAGGCCAGGTCTAG
- a CDS encoding SDR family NAD(P)-dependent oxidoreductase produces the protein MRLHGRAAIVTGAAHGIGRAICVELAREGASVWACDVLARELEETRRTVEAVAAGTCRVAELDVRDPEAVTALVARIDATAGRIDALVNSAGGVAGQTMRPIEQVTDDDWQVIFAINLDGAFHFTRAAAPIMKRAGRGAIVNISSGAGRSYSLTGIQAYASAKAGLIG, from the coding sequence GTGCGCCTCCACGGGCGCGCAGCCATCGTCACCGGCGCCGCGCACGGCATCGGCCGCGCCATCTGCGTGGAGCTGGCCCGCGAAGGGGCTTCGGTGTGGGCGTGCGACGTGCTGGCGCGCGAGCTCGAGGAGACGCGGCGGACCGTGGAGGCGGTGGCGGCGGGCACCTGCCGCGTCGCGGAGCTGGACGTGCGCGATCCGGAGGCGGTGACGGCCCTGGTCGCGCGGATCGACGCGACGGCGGGACGCATCGACGCCCTCGTGAACTCCGCGGGCGGAGTGGCGGGGCAGACCATGAGGCCCATCGAGCAGGTCACCGATGACGACTGGCAGGTCATCTTCGCCATCAACCTCGACGGAGCCTTCCATTTCACGCGCGCGGCGGCGCCGATCATGAAGCGCGCGGGCCGGGGCGCCATCGTGAACATCTCATCGGGGGCGGGACGCTCCTACAGCCTCACGGGCATCCAGGCCTATGCCAGCGCGAAGGCGGGCCTCATCGGC